A genome region from Spodoptera frugiperda isolate SF20-4 unplaced genomic scaffold, AGI-APGP_CSIRO_Sfru_2.0 tig00001167_1, whole genome shotgun sequence includes the following:
- the LOC118264280 gene encoding uncharacterized protein LOC118264280, translated as MEKSTKNDGVTRQPSGIKRVFYKPSYRSFPECLCMAPLRAPIYQCESGHNMCSKCTEQTQVCPICRKHTGKMRNWQLEEIIEHCRSVPECLCMMPLRAPIYQCESGHNMCSKCTEQTQVCPICRKHTGKMRNWQLEEIVEYCRQRRS; from the exons ATGGAAAAATCTACGAAAAATGATG GAGTAACTCGTCAGCCATCAGGAATTAAGCGGGTGTTCTACAAACCTAGTTATAG atCGTTTCCTGAATGCCTGTGCATGGCGCCACTGAGGGCACCGATTTACCAGTGCGAGTCTGGGCACAACATGTGCAGTAAGTGCACAGAGCAGACACAGGTGTGCCCAATCTGCCGAAAACACACCGGGAAAATGAGGAACTGGCAGTTGGAGGAGATAATTGAACATTGTCG atCAGTTCCTGAATGCCTGTGCATGATGCCACTGAGGGCACCGATTTACCAGTGCGAGTCTGGGCACAACATGTGCAGTAAGTGCACAGAACAGACACAGGTGTGCCCAATCTGCCGAAAACACACCGGGAAAATGAGGAACTGGCAGTTGGAGGAGATAGTTGAATATTGTCG CCAAAGACGAAGTTAA
- the LOC118264285 gene encoding 60S ribosomal protein L29-like, producing MAKSKNHTNHNQNRKAHRNGIKKPTKQRHESTLGMDPKFLRNQRFCKKGNLKPAKQLARAAERKATREAKAKK from the exons ATGGCAAAGTCAAAGAATCACACAAATCACAACCAAA ACCGCAAAGCCCACAGGAATGGCATCAAAAAGCCTACAAAACAGAGGCACGAATCCACCCTTGGC ATGGACCCTAAGTTCTTGAGGAACCAAAGGTTCTGCAAAAAAGGCAACCTGAAACCAGCAAAGCAGCTTGCCCGTGCCGCAGAAAGGAAAGCCACACGAGAAGCCAAGGCTAAGAAATGA